From the genome of Pseudomonas migulae:
AGCTGAAAATATGTGTTGCAAGTTTCAATCCATTAAAGAAACATCGCTCAACAGTTATCCCTTAAAACATACTTTTATTGTGCATAAATCACTATGAGCGCAACAAATAACCACAAGAAACCCGGCACTCCAGGTGCAGAGCCGCTCGCGCTGGACCGGACCGACCGCGCCATTCTCAAGACCCTGCAACGCGACGCCTCGATCTCCAATGTGGCGCTTGCCGAGAAGGTGAAACTGAGCGCGCCGGCCTGTCTGCGGCGAGTCGAACGCCTCAAGCAGGCGGGCCTGATCAAGGGCATTGTCGCGCTGCTGGACAATGACGCGCTGGACGCGGGAATGGTGGTGTTGATCGGCGTGGTGCTGGATCGCTCGACGCCGGAATCTTTCGCCGCTTTTGAAGCGGCGGCGCAAAAGGTGTCCGGCTGCATGGAGTGTCATGTAGTGACAGGGGAATTCGACTACTTCATGTTGATCCGCACCAAGGACAGCAACAGCTTCAACCGGCTGCATGCGGAGCAGTTGCTGTATTTGCCCGGGGTTCGGCAGATCCGTTCGTTCATGGGGTTGCGGCAGGTGTTGTCGACCACACACATCCCCATTTGAGGGTCAGATCAATCCGAGGGTCAGCGCCTTCAGTGTTGCTGCCGCACGGGTCGTGCACTGCAATTTGCGGAACACACTCTCGACATGAGTGCGCACCGTGCTCGGGCTGATGCCGAGCTGGCGCGCCACCTCCTTGTTGCTGCCGCCCATGCTGATGCGCTGCAGGATTTGCGTCTCGCGGTCGCTCAACGGGCTGGCGTTTCCCCTGGGCGCGACGGCGCTCTCGCCGC
Proteins encoded in this window:
- a CDS encoding Lrp/AsnC family transcriptional regulator; protein product: MSATNNHKKPGTPGAEPLALDRTDRAILKTLQRDASISNVALAEKVKLSAPACLRRVERLKQAGLIKGIVALLDNDALDAGMVVLIGVVLDRSTPESFAAFEAAAQKVSGCMECHVVTGEFDYFMLIRTKDSNSFNRLHAEQLLYLPGVRQIRSFMGLRQVLSTTHIPI